One window of Buchnera aphidicola (Rhopalosiphum padi) genomic DNA carries:
- the queF gene encoding NADPH-dependent 7-cyano-7-deazaguanine reductase QueF (Catalyzes the NADPH-dependent reduction of 7-cyano-7-deazaguanine (preQ0) to 7-aminomethyl-7-deazaguanine (preQ1) in queuosine biosynthesis), giving the protein MSFKINNFNFLKSIPRKQHRKKIKLNYINLPFVGKDIWTLYELSWLNKNGLPKIAIAKIEVDINSTNIVESKSFKIYINSFNQIKFNSDADFIKILIDDLTRCVCGKISVKLFSLDEIKNQKIIDFHGICIDNQNIKIESYKYEPSLLMINSERKIIKEDLYTHLFKSNCPATRQPDWASIYIKYTGLSIKHDSLLRYLISFRSHNEFHEECIERIFNDINNICKPKKLSLYARYTRRGGIDINPWRSNDIFSPSLIRLARQ; this is encoded by the coding sequence ATGAGTTTTAAAATAAATAATTTTAATTTTCTAAAATCTATACCTAGAAAACAACATCGAAAAAAAATTAAACTAAATTATATTAATCTTCCTTTTGTAGGCAAAGATATTTGGACTTTATACGAACTATCTTGGTTAAATAAAAATGGTTTGCCGAAAATTGCCATAGCTAAAATAGAAGTTGATATAAATAGCACTAACATTGTCGAATCTAAAAGTTTTAAAATTTATATAAATAGTTTTAATCAAATAAAATTTAATAGTGATGCTGATTTTATTAAAATTTTAATTGATGATCTTACTAGATGTGTATGCGGAAAAATTTCTGTTAAACTTTTCAGTTTAGATGAAATTAAAAATCAAAAAATCATAGATTTTCATGGTATTTGTATAGATAATCAAAACATTAAAATAGAATCATATAAATATGAACCATCATTACTTATGATTAATTCTGAAAGAAAAATAATCAAAGAAGATTTATATACTCATTTATTTAAATCTAATTGTCCTGCTACCCGACAACCTGATTGGGCATCAATATATATTAAATATACTGGATTGTCAATTAAGCACGATTCACTATTACGTTATTTGATTTCTTTTCGTTCTCATAACGAATTTCATGAAGAATGTATTGAAAGAATTTTTAATGATATTAATAATATTTGTAAACCTAAAAAATTAAGTTTATATGCAAGATATACTCGAAGAGGTGGAATTGATATCAATCCATGGCGTAGCAATGATATTTTTTCACCTTCTCTTATTAGATTAGCTAGACAATAA
- a CDS encoding ABC transporter permease, giving the protein MYKPIYIFIGLRYLWNPHLPNFKKIITILSILGISIGISSTIVTISIINGFQNKFKNEILSFIPHIIITNKNRNVNKLDFPKEILKLKNVKKITNFISKKVIIEDKKEINIGEIIGIKTKNKKILENYNIKNVLYTLNSREYHAIIGKELAKKLHVNINDKIKLIVLPTSKKKFLKNRLNIQLFKITGVFSTNNEIDEYQILINEKNALNFLNYDQSSVTGWRIWLKDPFTLDIQKIKKLNKNFIVLDWKMKKGELFKAMQIENYIMLFFFILILLVAGFNIVISLTIHVLDKKNNISVFQSQGLPRYKIMLIFIVLGSSISIIGNLFGTIISIILIFQKDFLNFLINIFFIDIKIPIKIIPIQIFIINITSIFLTILSTLYPIWYAIKSMPSRILSDE; this is encoded by the coding sequence ATGTATAAGCCTATATATATATTTATTGGTTTACGTTATCTATGGAATCCTCATTTACCAAATTTTAAAAAAATTATTACTATTTTATCAATTTTAGGAATAAGCATTGGTATATCTTCAACTATTGTTACCATATCTATAATTAATGGATTTCAAAATAAATTTAAAAATGAAATTTTATCTTTTATTCCTCATATAATTATTACTAATAAAAATCGTAATGTTAATAAATTAGATTTTCCTAAAGAAATTCTAAAGTTAAAAAATGTTAAAAAAATTACTAATTTTATTAGTAAAAAAGTAATTATTGAAGATAAAAAAGAAATAAATATAGGAGAGATAATTGGTATTAAAACAAAGAATAAAAAAATTTTGGAGAATTATAATATAAAAAATGTTTTATATACTCTTAATTCAAGAGAATACCATGCAATTATAGGAAAAGAACTAGCTAAAAAACTACATGTTAATATCAATGATAAAATTAAATTAATTGTTTTACCTACTAGTAAAAAAAAATTTTTGAAAAATCGTCTTAATATACAATTATTTAAAATAACTGGTGTATTCTCAACTAACAATGAAATTGATGAATATCAAATATTAATTAATGAAAAAAATGCTTTAAATTTTTTAAATTATGACCAAAGTAGTGTCACTGGTTGGAGAATATGGTTGAAAGATCCATTTACTCTGGATATTCAAAAAATAAAAAAATTAAATAAAAATTTCATTGTATTAGATTGGAAAATGAAAAAAGGTGAATTATTTAAAGCAATGCAAATTGAAAATTACATCATGTTATTTTTTTTTATTTTAATTTTATTGGTAGCGGGTTTTAACATAGTTATATCGTTAACTATTCATGTACTAGATAAAAAAAATAATATTTCAGTTTTTCAATCTCAAGGCTTACCTCGTTATAAAATAATGTTAATATTCATTGTCTTAGGATCAAGTATTTCTATAATCGGAAACTTGTTTGGTACCATAATTAGTATTATATTAATTTTTCAAAAAGATTTTTTAAATTTTTTAATTAATATTTTTTTTATCGATATTAAAATTCCTATAAAGATTATCCCTATTCAAATTTTTATAATAAATATTACATCTATATTTCTTACAATTTTATCAACGCTATATCCAATTTGGTATGCTATTAAATCCATGCCATCTAGAATCTTATCTGATGAATAA
- the lolD gene encoding lipoprotein-releasing ABC transporter ATP-binding protein LolD, giving the protein MNKNIVLQCINLTKSFYKKKEEIKILNKISLKIHKGDIVFITGKSGSGKSTLLHLLSGLDTPTSGSILFEGILLNSMSSNEIAKLRNLKLGFIFQFHHLLLDFNVLENVAMPSLISRKSIKESKEKSYEILKKVNLEKKINKYPSELSGGERQRVAIARALINQPSLIIADEPTSNLDENNAKIVFDLIFKLNRSLDTSFVIVSHDFRFIKKEFILFEMKNGQLFNNKN; this is encoded by the coding sequence ATGAATAAAAATATAGTTTTACAATGTATTAATTTAACAAAATCTTTTTACAAAAAAAAAGAAGAAATAAAAATTTTAAATAAAATATCATTAAAAATTCACAAAGGCGATATAGTATTTATAACTGGAAAATCTGGTTCTGGAAAAAGTACTCTTTTACACTTATTAAGTGGATTAGATACACCTACTTCTGGAAGTATATTATTCGAAGGCATTTTGTTAAATTCTATGTCATCTAACGAAATAGCTAAGTTAAGAAATTTAAAATTAGGATTTATTTTTCAGTTTCATCATTTACTTTTAGATTTTAATGTTCTTGAAAATGTTGCCATGCCATCATTAATCAGCAGAAAAAGTATCAAAGAATCAAAAGAAAAATCATATGAAATATTAAAAAAAGTCAATTTAGAAAAAAAAATAAATAAATATCCTTCTGAATTATCTGGTGGTGAAAGACAACGTGTAGCCATCGCTCGAGCTTTAATAAATCAACCTTCTTTAATAATAGCAGACGAACCAACAAGTAATTTAGATGAAAATAATGCAAAAATCGTTTTTGATTTAATATTTAAGTTAAATAGAAGTTTAGATACTTCTTTTGTCATTGTAAGTCATGATTTTCGTTTTATAAAAAAAGAATTTATTTTATTTGAAATGAAAAATGGTCAATTATTTAACAATAAAAATTAA
- the fldA gene encoding flavodoxin FldA codes for MKKIGIFFGSDTGNTEKSAKLIHKEIGSNISILHDISNASKKDIEIFDYLILGVPTWYYGEIQCDWDDFLPTLKKINFLNKTIALFGCGDQEDYAEYFCDALGLIHKVLKKNNAKIVGKWPTIEYNFESSKALLNKDYFVGLALDEDRQPEKTEERIKTWIKNILPNFHV; via the coding sequence ATGAAAAAAATAGGTATTTTTTTTGGAAGTGATACTGGAAATACAGAAAAATCAGCAAAATTAATTCATAAAGAAATCGGTAGTAATATTTCTATATTACATGATATCAGCAATGCTTCTAAAAAAGATATTGAAATTTTTGATTATCTAATATTAGGGGTTCCTACTTGGTATTATGGCGAAATACAATGCGATTGGGATGATTTTTTACCTACTTTAAAAAAAATAAATTTTTTGAATAAAACTATAGCATTATTTGGATGTGGTGATCAGGAAGATTATGCGGAATATTTTTGTGATGCATTAGGTTTAATACATAAAGTTTTAAAAAAAAATAATGCTAAAATAGTTGGGAAATGGCCTACAATTGAATATAATTTTGAATCTTCTAAAGCTCTTTTAAATAAAGATTATTTTGTAGGATTAGCTTTAGACGAAGATCGGCAACCAGAAAAAACAGAAGAAAGAATAAAAACATGGATAAAAAACATTCTTCCTAATTTTCACGTATAA
- the gap gene encoding type I glyceraldehyde-3-phosphate dehydrogenase, with amino-acid sequence MTIKVGINGFGRIGRVLFRLAQERKNIEVVAINDLLDPEYVAYMLKYDSTHGIFKKNIEVKDKNLIVNGKKIRITSIKDPEKLMWDKLSIDVVIESTGLFLTKDTAYKHILSGAKKVVITGPSKDGVPMFVRGANFDKYKGEKIVSNASCTTNCLAPLSKIIDDHFGIVEGLMTTVHASTATQKIVDSASNKDWRGGRGALQNIIPSSTGAAIAVGKVLPHLNGKLTGIAFRVPTSNVSVVDLTVRHKKSATYNEICEVIKNASENKMKGILGYTEDEVVSTDFNGNELTSIFDAKAGLSLNKNFSKLISWYDNETGYSSKVLDLVTLVALKEI; translated from the coding sequence ATGACTATTAAAGTAGGTATTAATGGATTTGGTCGTATTGGACGTGTTTTATTCCGTCTAGCTCAGGAACGTAAAAACATTGAAGTTGTAGCGATCAATGATTTACTTGATCCTGAATATGTAGCCTATATGTTAAAATATGATTCAACTCATGGAATTTTTAAAAAAAATATTGAAGTTAAAGATAAAAATCTTATTGTTAACGGAAAAAAAATTAGAATTACCTCTATAAAAGATCCTGAAAAATTAATGTGGGATAAATTATCAATTGATGTAGTAATTGAATCTACCGGTCTCTTTTTAACAAAAGATACTGCTTATAAACATATTTTATCTGGTGCAAAAAAAGTTGTTATCACTGGACCATCAAAAGATGGTGTTCCAATGTTTGTTAGAGGTGCTAATTTTGATAAATATAAAGGAGAAAAAATTGTATCTAATGCTTCTTGTACAACTAATTGTCTAGCTCCTTTATCAAAAATAATAGACGATCATTTTGGTATTGTTGAAGGACTAATGACTACTGTACATGCCAGTACGGCCACTCAAAAAATTGTTGATAGCGCTTCTAATAAAGATTGGAGAGGAGGTCGAGGAGCTTTACAAAACATTATTCCTTCTTCTACAGGTGCAGCTATTGCTGTAGGAAAAGTTTTACCACATTTAAATGGTAAATTAACAGGAATAGCTTTTCGAGTTCCCACTTCAAATGTCTCTGTGGTTGATTTAACAGTACGCCATAAAAAATCAGCGACATACAATGAAATTTGTGAAGTTATTAAAAATGCTTCTGAAAATAAAATGAAAGGAATTTTAGGATATACTGAAGATGAAGTTGTATCAACAGATTTTAATGGTAACGAATTAACTTCTATTTTTGATGCTAAAGCTGGTTTGTCTCTAAATAAAAATTTTTCTAAATTAATTTCCTGGTATGATAACGAAACAGGTTATTCTAGTAAGGTACTAGATTTGGTCACATTAGTTGCTTTAAAAGAAATATAA
- a CDS encoding FtsX-like permease family protein codes for MNVLPFLVSKRLYHRNNKNHAVLLISILSKIGISISIFTLILSFSALNGFQILMKKNILSALPHGIIELTDKSLLTWKDITKKLTSLPEVIYSEPYILMNSVLLKNDQMKFINIKSFKNIKYIKKYFSFQKKIYNFSKLKKIYNNEIILSSDLAKYFSLKEGDSINLIILNKYINFDKNKIQNFSFKIKSIFHSNGISNSNIGLIPFLFFQKFLKIENNINKIELYMSDPFQADKIILKIAKKIKQPLFFYSWMYSYKYIYHDIQTIKTIIYFTLFLIIIISCFSVVSISLTSISKKTKEIAILRSIGANNVLIQLIFFYYGMRFIIIGNLIGLLTGIITVLNYKKIMFFLEKNFEESWLLKNVYYKSFLLLKLNLFDLIIIFISTLIIGIIANWYPIYYASKIHPNKILKEY; via the coding sequence ATGAATGTTTTACCTTTTTTAGTCTCAAAACGATTGTATCATCGAAATAATAAAAATCATGCAGTATTATTAATTTCTATTTTATCTAAAATAGGAATTTCTATCAGTATATTCACATTAATTTTAAGTTTTAGTGCTCTAAACGGTTTTCAAATATTAATGAAAAAAAATATTTTATCAGCTCTACCACATGGAATTATTGAACTAACAGATAAATCATTACTTACTTGGAAAGATATTACAAAAAAATTAACGTCACTACCAGAAGTTATCTATTCTGAACCATATATTTTAATGAATAGTGTTTTATTAAAAAATGACCAAATGAAATTTATTAACATTAAAAGTTTTAAAAATATAAAATATATAAAAAAATATTTTTCTTTTCAAAAAAAAATATATAATTTTTCTAAATTAAAAAAAATCTATAATAACGAAATCATTCTTTCTTCCGACTTAGCAAAATATTTTTCTCTCAAAGAAGGAGATTCAATTAATTTAATTATTTTAAATAAATATATAAATTTTGATAAAAATAAAATACAAAATTTTTCTTTTAAAATTAAATCTATATTTCATTCTAATGGAATTTCTAATTCAAATATTGGATTAATACCTTTTCTTTTTTTTCAAAAATTTTTAAAAATAGAAAACAATATTAATAAAATTGAATTATATATGTCTGATCCATTTCAAGCAGATAAAATTATTCTCAAAATAGCTAAAAAAATAAAACAACCTCTTTTTTTTTATAGTTGGATGTATAGTTATAAATATATCTATCATGATATTCAAACAATTAAAACAATAATATATTTTACGTTATTTTTAATAATAATAATTTCATGTTTTAGTGTAGTATCTATTTCCTTAACATCTATATCTAAAAAAACAAAAGAAATTGCTATTTTAAGAAGTATAGGAGCCAATAATGTTCTTATTCAGCTAATTTTTTTTTACTATGGAATGCGTTTTATTATTATAGGAAATTTAATAGGTTTATTAACAGGAATTATAACAGTATTAAACTATAAAAAAATTATGTTTTTTTTAGAAAAAAATTTTGAAGAAAGTTGGTTATTAAAAAATGTTTATTATAAAAGTTTTTTATTATTAAAATTAAATTTGTTTGATTTAATTATTATTTTTATAAGTACTCTAATAATAGGAATTATTGCAAATTGGTATCCAATATATTATGCATCAAAAATTCATCCTAATAAAATATTAAAAGAATATTAA
- the mfd gene encoding transcription-repair coupling factor, with protein MIKKNKKIYISDELISSIIPFECASIIENHPDLVVLITSNIKDTLQLEKLTKQFTDRQVMVFPDWQILPYDHISPDKKIISSRISILYHLSKIKKGLLIVAIQTLLQKICPYKYIYRESFLIKKDNFFEFKNLISKLENIGYHKKNEVKEIGDFSIKKSLVDIYPVGTISPYRIYFTENKVFNLKLFNINNQLTFKEKKSIVIMPKNEFPIHQDGIDIFRKNYNQIFSKIMEFNNFYKNVFDKKNFFSMEYLQPLFFVDPLSTLFDYLSKNTLIIYQDQYQKKSNEFWKKITERYNILQKKCFDLIIKPEKMWITTKELSFFLKKYSSVRILLSKNRDTKGFIKNNYKKLPEFFLNNNTDEIFSFLKHFSGKIIFSLTQEECIKTFLKILASKNIYPKYVKNITDFKQKFNYFYIIGNLYNGFINVKNNFLFVPINKIFPKFNQKKPLTLIKKNIFQKKKNHLNQLKLNDPIIHIEHGIGRYQGLTKIKTASIESEYLIILYAEEDKLYIPISHLYLISPYVGILEENVPLHKLGGDSWNKEKKKINKNIYDHAAFLLDIYAQRSSQDGFSFQIDTKKYELFCKEFPFKTTLDQDEAIKCVLNDMKKSIPMDRLICGDVGFGKTEVAIRAAFISVLNNKQVVVLVPTTLLAQQHFDNFKKRFYNWSVKVDILTRFRNEKEQENILKKIKNGDIKILIGTHKILLKNINWYNLGLLVIDEEHRFGVYHKEIIKKKYSNIDILTLTATPIPRTLNMAMTGIKDLSIISQPPKERLEIKTFIEEYNPILVKEAILREISRGGQVYYIYNKVKNINNIARKLSNLIPEANIKIGHGKMKNTELKNIMNGFYHHRFNVLVCTTIIESGIDIPKANTIIIENSDCFGLSQLHQLRGRIGRSNDQAYAFFLVNNLKKITSEAKKRLDAISSVNNFGGGFTLSNEDLEIRGIGELLGKEQSGHIQNIGFSLYLKLLKKAIKILKNGGERSSLEELVKKSDIELYAPSLFPSNYIFDVNKRLFYYKKIANSKNKNDIEKIKFELVDQFGKLPIPAKNLILISKIRFLTEEIGILRIKSNNKIGIIEFDKHNFINTEYLLKLFKKEPDLWKMENSTKLNFFHDFKDNYKRLKWIKNFLKNLNKKIIKFK; from the coding sequence ATGATAAAAAAAAATAAAAAAATATATATATCAGATGAATTGATTTCATCAATAATTCCATTTGAATGTGCTTCTATTATTGAAAATCATCCAGACTTAGTTGTATTAATTACATCTAATATAAAAGATACCTTGCAATTGGAAAAATTAACAAAACAATTTACAGATAGACAAGTAATGGTTTTTCCAGATTGGCAAATATTGCCATATGATCACATTTCTCCTGACAAAAAGATTATTTCTTCTCGTATTTCTATTTTATATCATTTATCCAAAATAAAAAAAGGTTTATTAATTGTTGCAATTCAAACTCTTTTACAAAAAATATGCCCTTATAAATATATTTATAGAGAATCTTTCTTAATTAAAAAAGATAATTTTTTTGAATTTAAAAATTTAATTTCTAAGTTAGAAAACATTGGATATCATAAAAAAAATGAAGTAAAAGAGATTGGTGATTTTAGTATAAAAAAATCGTTAGTTGATATTTACCCTGTTGGTACAATTTCACCATATAGAATTTATTTTACAGAAAATAAAGTTTTTAATTTAAAACTTTTTAATATAAATAATCAGCTAACTTTTAAAGAAAAAAAATCAATTGTCATTATGCCAAAAAATGAATTTCCAATACATCAAGATGGAATTGATATTTTTAGAAAAAATTATAACCAAATTTTTTCTAAAATCATGGAATTTAATAATTTCTATAAAAATGTTTTTGATAAAAAAAATTTTTTTAGTATGGAGTATTTACAACCATTATTTTTTGTAGATCCATTGTCAACATTATTTGATTATTTATCTAAAAACACCTTAATTATTTATCAAGATCAATATCAAAAAAAATCTAATGAATTTTGGAAAAAAATCACGGAAAGATACAATATTTTACAAAAAAAATGTTTTGATTTAATAATCAAACCAGAAAAAATGTGGATCACCACTAAAGAATTGTCGTTTTTTTTAAAAAAATATTCTTCTGTCCGAATTTTACTTAGTAAAAATAGAGATACTAAGGGTTTTATTAAAAATAATTATAAAAAATTACCTGAATTTTTTCTAAACAATAACACTGATGAAATATTTTCTTTTTTAAAACATTTCTCAGGAAAAATAATTTTTTCTTTAACACAAGAGGAATGTATCAAAACATTTTTAAAAATTTTAGCATCTAAAAACATTTATCCGAAATATGTAAAAAATATCACTGATTTTAAGCAAAAATTTAATTATTTTTATATAATAGGGAATTTATACAATGGATTTATAAATGTAAAAAATAATTTTTTGTTTGTTCCTATCAATAAAATATTTCCAAAATTTAATCAAAAAAAACCTCTAACATTAATTAAAAAAAATATTTTTCAAAAAAAAAAGAATCATTTAAATCAATTAAAATTAAATGATCCAATCATACATATTGAACATGGTATTGGACGATATCAGGGATTAACTAAGATAAAAACAGCTAGTATTGAATCTGAATATTTAATTATTTTATATGCAGAAGAAGATAAATTGTATATTCCTATTTCTCATTTATATCTCATTTCTCCCTATGTTGGAATTCTAGAAGAAAATGTACCACTTCATAAATTAGGTGGTGATAGTTGGAATAAAGAAAAAAAGAAAATCAATAAAAATATTTACGATCATGCAGCATTTTTATTAGACATCTATGCACAGAGATCATCTCAAGATGGATTTTCATTTCAAATAGATACCAAGAAATACGAACTTTTTTGCAAAGAATTTCCATTTAAAACTACATTAGATCAAGATGAAGCGATAAAATGTGTATTGAATGATATGAAAAAGTCTATTCCAATGGATAGATTAATTTGTGGAGACGTGGGGTTTGGTAAAACTGAAGTAGCAATAAGAGCTGCTTTCATATCTGTATTAAATAATAAACAGGTTGTTGTGTTAGTACCAACTACTTTGTTAGCACAACAACATTTTGATAATTTTAAAAAACGTTTTTACAATTGGTCTGTCAAAGTTGATATTTTAACTCGATTTAGAAATGAAAAAGAACAAGAAAATATTTTAAAAAAAATTAAAAATGGAGATATTAAAATATTAATAGGAACACACAAAATTTTATTAAAAAATATAAATTGGTATAATCTTGGTTTACTTGTTATTGATGAAGAACACCGATTTGGTGTATATCACAAAGAAATTATAAAAAAAAAATATTCTAATATTGATATATTAACTTTAACAGCTACACCTATACCTCGTACCTTAAATATGGCTATGACAGGTATAAAAGATCTATCTATTATATCACAACCACCTAAAGAAAGATTAGAAATAAAAACTTTTATAGAAGAATATAATCCTATTTTAGTAAAAGAAGCAATTTTACGTGAAATATCGCGAGGTGGACAAGTATATTATATTTATAATAAAGTTAAAAATATCAATAATATAGCTAGAAAATTATCAAATTTAATTCCTGAAGCAAACATTAAAATAGGTCATGGTAAAATGAAAAATACCGAATTAAAAAATATAATGAACGGATTTTATCATCATCGTTTTAATGTTTTAGTTTGTACAACTATTATTGAAAGTGGTATTGATATACCAAAAGCCAATACAATTATTATAGAAAATTCAGATTGTTTTGGATTATCTCAACTTCATCAACTTAGAGGGAGAATCGGAAGATCAAATGATCAAGCATATGCTTTTTTTCTTGTTAACAATTTAAAAAAAATTACATCAGAGGCAAAAAAAAGATTAGATGCTATTTCATCAGTAAATAATTTTGGAGGTGGATTTACTTTATCCAATGAAGATTTAGAAATTAGAGGAATAGGTGAATTGTTAGGTAAGGAACAAAGTGGTCATATACAGAACATTGGTTTTTCTTTATATCTAAAATTGTTAAAGAAGGCAATAAAGATTTTGAAAAATGGTGGAGAAAGATCTTCATTAGAAGAATTAGTAAAAAAATCAGATATTGAACTTTATGCACCTTCTTTATTCCCCTCAAATTATATTTTTGATGTGAATAAACGATTATTTTATTATAAAAAAATTGCAAATTCTAAAAATAAAAACGATATAGAAAAAATTAAATTTGAGTTAGTAGATCAATTTGGAAAATTACCTATTCCTGCAAAAAATTTAATTTTAATTTCTAAAATTAGATTCTTAACAGAAGAAATCGGTATTTTACGAATTAAATCTAATAACAAAATAGGAATTATAGAATTTGATAAACATAATTTTATTAATACAGAATATTTATTAAAATTATTTAAAAAAGAACCTGATCTTTGGAAAATGGAAAATTCAACAAAATTAAACTTTTTTCATGATTTTAAAGATAATTATAAACGTCTTAAATGGATTAAAAATTTTTTGAAAAATTTAAATAAAAAAATTATAAAATTCAAATGA
- the pgl gene encoding 6-phosphogluconolactonase: protein MKQIIYIANAISENIEVWNLYNNGDMELIQKVQTNGQVQPISIIKNKKLLYAGVRPNNRIITYCIDKNGLLEKKGEGIIPGTPNYISFDGSKKFLFCSSYHANCISVSPLDKNGVPKNPIQIVHNIEGCHASKFNNKYNALFVTSLKNDCIYLYYLTDFGILKSTEQKLVYSQTKSGPRHIVFHPNQNFSYTINELNGTVDVWKIYKENNILKVKNIQNTKLSNNLMEKKYWSSDIHITMCGNFLYVSDRFLNSISLFHINKNDNTVVFFKKYDTEEQPRSFCIDSNNSYLIVVGQKSNKLSLYRICQKTGELNKVNQYKTGEGPLWITSLVI, encoded by the coding sequence ATGAAACAAATTATTTATATTGCTAATGCAATAAGTGAAAATATAGAAGTATGGAATTTATATAATAATGGAGATATGGAATTAATACAAAAAGTTCAAACTAATGGTCAAGTACAACCAATTTCAATTATAAAAAATAAAAAATTATTATATGCTGGAGTTCGTCCTAACAATCGTATTATTACTTATTGTATAGATAAAAATGGTTTACTTGAAAAAAAAGGAGAAGGTATTATTCCTGGTACTCCTAACTATATTTCTTTTGATGGCAGTAAAAAATTTTTATTCTGCAGCTCATATCATGCTAATTGTATAAGCGTAAGTCCATTAGATAAAAATGGAGTTCCTAAAAATCCAATACAAATTGTTCATAATATTGAAGGTTGTCATGCTTCTAAGTTCAATAATAAATATAATGCTTTATTTGTTACTTCATTAAAAAATGATTGTATTTATTTATATTATTTAACAGATTTTGGTATACTAAAAAGCACAGAGCAAAAATTAGTTTATTCTCAAACAAAATCAGGACCACGTCATATTGTATTTCATCCAAACCAAAATTTTTCTTATACTATTAATGAATTGAACGGTACTGTTGATGTATGGAAAATATACAAAGAAAACAATATATTAAAGGTGAAAAACATACAAAATACAAAATTATCAAATAATTTAATGGAAAAAAAATATTGGTCTTCTGATATTCACATAACTATGTGCGGTAATTTTTTGTATGTATCTGATAGATTTCTTAATAGTATTTCATTATTTCATATTAATAAAAATGATAATACTGTTGTTTTTTTTAAAAAATACGATACAGAGGAACAACCTCGTTCATTTTGTATTGATAGTAACAATAGTTATTTAATCGTTGTTGGTCAAAAATCTAATAAGTTAAGTTTATATAGAATTTGTCAAAAAACAGGTGAATTAAACAAAGTAAATCAATATAAAACA